CCAGGCGACGGCGTCGCAGAAAGCCTTCTCTTTAGCGAACTTGACAATGGGGTTGGTGATGTCACCACGGACAGCGAATCCGTGCTCGACGCCAGAGGCCAGGGTCGTGAAATAGGTGGCCTTGATCTCCTTGAGAGTGGCCTCGGTCTGCTTTCTCAACTCTTCGGTGTAGATAGTATCGGTCTCGGCACCGGCAATGAAGAGAGGTCCCTTGATAGCACGGATCTCGTCGATGGTGACAAACGAGGGGTGGAAAACAGCCACGGCGTGAACCTTCTTCTCGCCGAGAAGTTGGATGGCATACTTGGCTCCGAAACAGTATCCAACAGCTGTAATGTAGGTAGGAGCGTACTTCTTCACAATCTCTTCGTAGACAGTGTCAATATCAGGACGGGTCTTCTCAGGAGTGTGGTGAGGCAGCCAGTCCTTGGCAAAGTCGAAAGCTGGTCCGTTCTGTCTGGCAAGAATAGTGTCTCCCTTGAAAATATCGGGTAAAACAACCAAGTATCCGGCCTCGGCATACTGGTCAGCCAACAATTGACTGTTGATGAACTCGTGACCAAAAACGTCGGGAAGGAAAAGAAGCACGTTCTTGGATGATTGGTCTCCTACAATGTACGAGGCAATTCCGCCAAAGTCGACAGTCTTTCCAGAAGCTTCACCTTCTGTTTCAATTGTTagtgtttttcttttgtggCAGTCAATTGTTGGGTCGGtgagtgcctccggcggctggggctctgccccagaccccgtggctcctgcttcgcaggagattgctcGGTCCGTGAGGGGTCAACGGGGTAAACCTACCATGTCTGAAGCCTTTGGTACAACATTCTCCGGGAGGGTTGGAAGCCATTGTTTATTGTGTGATAGATATTATGCAATTGAGACAGGTGATGAAAGCAATTCAACTCAATGAGTGTGTGTCGGAATAATAGCAATGAAAATTTCACGCTCAGGAACAAGATGGAAGTTTGCCGGTTTTTATATTTCTACTTGCCATCGGAGATTACGATATATCGAGGAAAATAACGGCAGATCGGCGCTAACTCCGATCGGCCGGCATACGGAAAACGGCCCCCTGGTTCCTAACCCAAACTAGGGGTAACCCCAGTAAACGGGTATAAACTCACCCATAAACGGCACAGGTTTCTCATATTTGACTGTATCTCACCACAAAGGGTCCAGAACTTTCTCTCTAGACTTTCTAGGATCAATATTAGAAGCATTGTCAGTTGCATTCAAAGTTTGGATCCGTGAGCCTGGAAATGTTAAATAACTGAGAATGGAGATATCATTGGATTCATTTAGTCCATTGCCGTTTAACGGAGGTAAAGTgaccaaaaaaattctGCTGGGTGTCAAAATCAGTTGAAAAGAGTACCAAAAGCTCCAGAAATATCACCAAGCATGAGTTCCAGACGGATGGTCCACAAGCGAGCCAGACAACTGTCTATCAGTGGGGTAACTACTTCTTCGGATAGCCAGCATGCGGAAATATATGCGATATGACGGGCCAGGATATACGAGTACGAGTTGCAGGGAGTACTCTCAGTTGATTGGATATGAGGTGAGTGCCTTTGCACAGCCAAACATGTGTTTCGGAGAATACTCCGAAATGTGACACAAGCAGCTATCTGGCGATAAGTAATGAATGTGAATGAAATACTCAATTCTACCCCAGGTATCTCGATCACATCCAATATTCTGCGACGATTGGACTGGTAGCATCACAGCACCATAGTTGCACAGTAGCAGAATAACAAAATGCTACGGATGAGCTCTTATATCGTTCTTTAACCAGATCAGAGGTTTGCTGGCTGCAGGACACTGAACTGTCCAATCTTTCAAAATCGCAACTCAAACAGTAGTTGATCAGTGTCATATCGTCCATGACCCTTGAAGCTAGAAATTTCAGAGCCcattaattaattaaccACAGGGCACGTAGAAGTAACTCCCGCGAAGCgggagctacggggtctggggcaacgccccagccgccggaggcaatcaGTCCCCGACAGCGTATCCATTTGACAACGATAACAAAGAAGAATTAGAAATTGGTAGATTGAAGAAAGCTAATTAGTTTATTTAGCGTGAAAAGCGGCGAGATCAAGTCCGCGCGGAGAGTGTAGTCATCAGAAGTCACCTGCAAACAGGGTCCGAACGGCTTGTTCTATCTTTGACGAGATCGTCGGACTCGTGCATGATCTagaaaaattaattttggTAGGTGATGCGATATAGCAACAAATACACAACCAAGTAGCCAGGACGAACTGGTTTAACGGTTACGAGAACAAGAGTCACGAGATTCAATTATTTCGAAGTCAGCTCTTTCTcttataattaattatccacaaaaaaaaactatTTCAGCACTCATTCGATTCGAGGTATCAGGATAATATAGCTCACAATGGCGTCGACCCCCTTGACCGCAGAACAGATTGACGACCTCATCTTCGATACTCGTGCTGGCGAACTCGAAGTCGTACAAGAGTTCCTTAATACTCACAGTGGAGAACAACTTCTCCAGGTTAAAGATGAATACAGTTTGGCAACCCCACTTCACATGGCCAGTGGAAATGGACATATCGAGATAgtcaagctgctgcttgcCAAGTTGTCTGGTGACGAACTCGTCAAGTTTGTCAAAGCAGAAAATGACTCTGGAAACACGGCTCTTCACTGGGCCTCATTGAACGGACACTTGGAAGTTGTCAAACTGCTGTGTGATGCGGGAAGTGACCCTTTTTCCAAGAACAAAGCTGGCCATGACTCGTTCTACGAGGCCGAGGTCAACGAGCAAGAAACCGTCATCGACTATCTTTTAGAACGCTATTCTGTTGAGccagaagacgacgatgagCCTGAATCGTcttctgatgctgctgcttctgctgctaccactactacttccaCAGATGAAGTTGCCAGCAAAGTGGAGAACCTCTCAGTGGGCAATTAAGACTGTGCCTGTGATACTGTGCCTCCAGCGACTCTTGTACTCTCTTCGTAACTCACAATACCCGGCACCGACACAAAATATTCCAGAAAACAGGAGACCTATAGAGGTGGGAGTATCGTGAAGTGTGTGTTGCGACGAGCGGGAAAAACCTGGTGAGCACTTGTGGACAAAACTGCATGTACAAACTAGAGATTAGTTATCCgtattaatttatttatcttaTGCTTATAAACCTAACGTCTGGTCTACCTGCTTGCGAACGATCTTGTTGAACTGGTCTCTATTTTCACGCCACATCTTGCTGGCATCGACATTGGCACCACTCTCGTCATTGGGTTCTGCCAGCATACTCATGACACTAATAAGAATCTTCTCGACGCTCTGAATAGGACTCCATCGCTCAGACGCCGACTCATACATATTCGGGTCGTCGCCAGGAGCATGCAATATCGAAATACACACGGTACCGTCCTTGAACACTGTTCTTGTTAGACACTGTCGGCTGAGGggccatgcctccggcggctggggctgcgccccagaccccgtggctcctgcttcgcaggagagttTGGGCTTTTCTGGGATCTCGaagaaccgactcgagcgtagcgagaggagcagtggggtctggggcgcagccccagccgccggaggcatgtccccctTCGCGGTGAATACTTACCGTTAGGGTGGAAAATTGGGCAGGTGAATTTCATGACAGGTGGGCTGAGAGGGTAGTCTTCAGGGAATCTGAGGGTGGCTGGGAAAAGTCCGCCTTCGAAAGGAGTTCCTTCGGGGCCCTGGATCAGACATTCCCAAAGGAAGAAGTTGTCTTCGTCGACAGGGCCAGCAGAGATTCCATCGGGTGGGTCATTGATGAGCTGTTTGTACTCGGTCATAAGACGCTTGGCAGCGGTCGAAGTTTTCGCTGTTTTCTTCATGTTTTCGATATTTCCACTGCTAACAGATCGAATTTGTGCTGTGGGTCCTCGGCTGTGGAGTAAGCTTAACTGGCTGAGTGTCAGACCTATAACCGTGGTATTGGCTCTCTGTTTCCAGCGTATTAGCATATAATGCTTTAAAGCGTAACTGTTCATTGAGACTTGGCTGGGGCCCTCTAAACGTTAAGAACACTGTTGTCAGATGTCTTGATCTGAATTACTTAGAATCATACTATGTACCATTGTGGTAGCGTGCGATATGGCGTTTGAGCAAGATTATGGTTGTGTGGCCACTAGTGCCCGGAGAAATGTACGCGGATTAAATATATGTGTTCAACGGTATGCAAGGATGGGCGACAGAAACTGCGCTATTGAGCCTGATAGCGGTTAGGACGCTGCAACTCAGTAACTACTTATCACCACTGGTTATACCACCAATAATGTCTATTATCTGTtaaacaaataaatcagTTTGATCCGTTTGTTCATTAACTCTTTCGTCATGTGACTCTTAAGAATATTCTGTACTATCTTGAAGTTTATTTGAGTGGTGAGTGAGCTTGAGATGAAGTGGCAGTATGTTTTAAGTGTAGTTATTACGTTTGAAGTATGGCGTCAGATAGTCAATTTTCCATTTTTATTAGTCAATTATTAAGTTAAGGGCTTAGgcgtcatcttcatcggTGTAAAACTTTGAGGACACTAGGAACAGCAACTTCGAAAGTCGTTGTACCACCCTTAGTAGTCTGTATGTATTCTGTATCTTTTGCTCTGTGTGCTCAGTATCTCCTGCTCCCTCTGAAAGAATAACTTTTGTATTCTCCCCTCgtaaatctcctgcgaagcaggagccgtggggtctggggcgcagccccagccgccggaggcagaactGACTCAACAAATGACACCAGTCCGTAAGAGAGATATATGGATAGTACCCAGACAGTATATACATGACATCACAGCGACGCAAATAATTCGCCATAAACTTGCACTTACCGGTTCCGGGAGTTTCAGGACGACTGCACTCgatctatatatatcttgCACCTTCCAGACTAGACCCAAAATCATCATTTGACAGCGGGTGAAGCTTAAAAGATATAAGCGTAAATGTTTATTTACAGACAGTGCTGCAGATAACCCACGGACCAGCTACGATCAGCTGCGGCGGCTTCACGGCACCGGCAACACGTGACTTTTTTTTAGATTTAGACTTCTAAGAAAGGTTTACCTTTGAGGATCTTGCAGAGCGACCATATCAATAAGTTTGGAGGCAAGCCCAGCACGAAAGTCGAAGCCGGTCTGATCCAGGAGAACCTCGAAGTGCTGCAAGTGCTGTTGTATGACAGAGAACAGTTTATCAGGTCTGTGGAAAGTATCCCCCGACTTACATGCTGTAGATGCCCGACTGTGAATTGACTCACCTAGCCCCATGATCATCTACGAGGGCGAGAAGTACGCATGGTAGGTTCTCCAAACCTGGTTTTTCCTTTGTTTCTCTCGGGTTCAAGAGCTGGGATTTCTggaggtctgcctccggcggctggggctccgccccagaccccgctgctcctctcgcttcgctcgagtcgttgcgtcgacggtcccgaAGTTAGAGGATGTGGTAAAGAGTTGTATTTCTGTGGTCCGCCcaaaaaaactcctgcgaagcaggagcaacggggtctggggcagcgccccagccgccggaggcgccGACCCTCCCGCAAACTGTGCCCAGATACTAACAGTGTCGTAGTCTGCCATGCATTCGGGGCCATCGTTCTTCGACGTGCGAGCACAAGGAGaggccgctgctgctggttcggAAGCGTGGAAGGCCTATGAGCTCGGCCATTGCTCGGGTTGCTATTGTTCCCGAGAATGTCGACAGTGTTAGTGATAGTGGGGACTCGGGTTCGGTAGTTGGAAACTCCGACCAGTTCAGAACAGATTTGGGTGCCTTGAGTAGTACTGGTTTGGCTGGCCAGGAAAATGTAAATATCAAACAGGTACCAGCTATGGCATTAGATCGGTTTGGTAATGGCGAGATTGCAGGATTGGGTGTGCAGGCACAGACCGCCAGTCTGCAGCAAGATCTCACCCAAAGTCCGGTGCATGCTCTGAGACAGACTCCAGATGCCGGTTTTGCACAGAATTCTACGTTTATTTTGACTCAGGGGTCATCATTACAGGGCCATATTCATGGCTTTTTACAGGGATCGGATCCCGGGTTGAACTCGTCAAACTCGAGTATACCCTCTGGATCTATGAATTTTGGGTTGGATAGTACTGGAGTTATGGCTCAAAGCACGACACCGTTAGGACCAACAGGTTCTTATAATGATGCTTCTCATGTTCAGAGCTCGCTGGGTATGCGTGGTTCGGGTTTGTGGACTACCAGATCTAATGGCAGTCTAGGAAGTTCCGGCAGTTTAGGTAGCGGCTGTGATAGCAGCTCGAGTTCGGGTTGCGCTAGATGTGGAAACGGAGGTCGGTGCCAGTGTAAGAGTGATAGTTCGGTCATAGTGATTGAACCTGGAAAGCATTATAAACAGTTGGTTGACACAAGTGGAGGAACAGTGAGAATAGTCGGTCCTCCAatgaataataatgatCTATATGACAAGGGCGATATCAAATCACATACTCTGTTCAACACAGCTAAAAGAGCTCGTCTTAAAGTGAAAATGAATGCTgctcgaagaagaactggAAATACCCCTACTTTAGTCGAGTCGCTAGGTCATGACAGCACTGGAGGGAGTAACAACAGTGCCAATAACGGCGGTATCCGAGATACCGGCAATAGCAATATCGGTAATGGTGGTTATAATGGTGCTGATGTATCGCCATACTACCACAATGGCAGTGGAAATGGCCATGATACCAGTAGTATAAACAGTAACAGTAGTACTGCAGGTGCACAATCAATCAAGTATGAGGAAGAGGACGAGCTGGATGAGTCCATGTATACATTTGTTCCAGTTGGAAATGGACTGTACCGAAAAGAACTGAAAAGCAATGTAAATGGAGGACTGAGCAGGTCACGGTCGAAAACCAGTACGTCTAGTAGCTCGCGAACTCCGCTTTCTTCAGTCAGCTCGTTGGACTCCATGGATCAGGTATTACAGGGTGCGAGAGCGACAAATCATGGCGTGAAAACTGACCTGAATCACCGCTTTGACGCTAACCAGGACAGTTTTAACGACGCAAATGAGGTACCGATGGGAAGTTGTTGTGGAAATGGCCAAACTGATGAGCCAATTGACAAATCTAGTATGCAGAATAGCACTGATAACGATGCTAGAAAGAACTCGAACTCTGTTGGTACCGAAACCAACTCAAATGCAGTTGGTGTACTAGGAAACGCTGCCCATACAGAGTATAATCTCGAAAGCACGCGCAATGGACCGCCATTAATTATCGCACCAATGAGTTTTGACGGTGCGACATTCTCGGAAATGGGGTTCACAGAGTCTAATCTCCAAACTTTCAACACCGATTTTAATAGTATCAAACTCGAGCAAGGAGATACAACTGCTCaggcagatgaagaagacgagattAACTCGTTAGAAAGGCTGATTGATATGAGCCGTGGCGAGGACGGAGAATCATCCGAGTTCTACGACATTTATTATTCTGCATCATGTGTTATTCCCGGTCAATGTGAGTGCGGTGACTCGTGCGCTTGTGCTGGATGTACCACACATGACCCAAactatcaaaaaaattgagtGAGTCAAGAAAAAGTAAAACTGGAACAGCGGAATCACATGCTCGTATAACTCAAATTCAAAGACTCAGTGGTTCCAAACAACTAGGTTGATGTTTGTTCTGCATTTGTCAGCTGCTTGTTCACCTGCTGCTTACCGCTGTTCGCAGGATCGTGCTTTTTGGTCAGGTGCACAGTTGGTATTTTCCATCATTCTTTTTAAACTTGAACTAGAGAATGAATCTTAACTATAACTACAATGTGTATGTTTCATTCATGCACACGGACACCGTTCTCGGTGTCTTGATTCAATGCGAGATACTAGTATCGATTTGGGAGGAGGCCAGCCAATATGGGGACTTCGCGAGTTCTTTGACACGCCTCCGTTTCGATCAGTTTCTGTCATTGCTGTAAATATTACTTGAACCGTCGATATGAAGCCTCTGTTAAAATACTTTGGAAAAACGTTTTGTTCTCGGGCTGCGTTCAAGGCGTGGCCACCACCCCGTGGTTGGTCGGTCCCGTATTGCTATCGAATATTTGGTTTGTTATTTTCTTAATATTGTTTCTTTCTCCTTTCTACACTGTACATGATATCAATGGGATTTACGAAGTTTATgcttgatatattttttaatgAATAAATGATTAAGGTTCCTGTATCAGTAGTTTTGGGGGAGGATTATTTGTTGGTAGCTCATGGCGGGACATTTTTTAGTCCCAAGCATTTAAAACCATGGCGTGTTTTTGGTCTATTAGTAATGACCCGTCTTTtcaaatttatttaatctTTTTTTCACAGTAATTATACTATATAGTACGACATTAACAGTACACGCGAGGCACTGGTCAGACATAGACAAACTAGCCTTAATGTTGCTTTATAATAGATATTTGCCAATATGGGCCGTATCATACAACTGACATGGGCTTGGAAAATAGAGCTGGGTCGACTCAGGATTGTGTGTCTCTGTGTCAGAGGTCAGGCCATTGGCGCTAAATTACAGTTTGAGAATTAAGGTTTCAAGACCGCATATATCAAGCTCGTGCTGAAATGATAGAACGCGTCGTGGAATTAATTATGTACAGACCTTATGGATGGAAAAGCCTTTTTTTAAGgttttattaattttgaaAACCACTTACCGTGCTGTTGGTATCTCGGTGGATGAGGCAATATTCACATCGGATCAGCCCGCTAACTTTGACATGTTGGATGCGATAATTATTTTCGTATGTAGACACTAGGTACCAAGCTGATATGCAGGTTTAGCCTGGTCCAGCTGTTTAGCTAGTTTAGCTTATTTAGCTTGTCAAGCTTTACATGAGTTAATATCATTAATAGCCTAACAGtttgtaaaaaaaaaggtcCTAACAGTCTtgatgaaaaataaaaataaaaaaacaactCTTTAGGTTCCGGAGATCCACCATGGCACGCTTGTGGGAGCATGGTGTTTTGTTCTCACTAACACACCACGTTCAAATCGCTTGAGCCGACAACTAGCAGAAAGTTAGTTTATAGGAACCATCGAAGCTATAGTGTTTGTAGGTACATAAACACGATAGTAAGGTGGGGTTGTAGAGCGGGGTGGTGTACTGATTCTAGCAATTGGAGAGCTGCAAGGCTCCAAAAACAAGCGAGCCTTGGCCCTGTATAGACCAAGGTTCAATTATTATATccgaaagaagaagaataataCCAGCCAATGCCATATTCTTGAAGCTGTATGTTTGTATCAGGTTGACCAAAGTAGCAGTACAATAGAAAAGTGTCGACACGAAATGCTGTAATGCTCTCCCCATCTATTGACAAATTTAGCCGATTGCGTCCAACATGAAACTTGGTTGATCATAGGAGATCCTGGACGATCAGGGAGATCCTGGtaggttttttttggcagatCATTAAGGGACATTGCAGAAGGAGCTTGAATTGGCAACGCGGATTCCCAATCCAGCCATGCACTTCAACGTACATTAAGCCCAAGATTTGCGGTGCTTGCTGCGTTTGGTGCTGCAGGACCAGAATCCGACTGGGTCAAGATGGCCAGGGGTTTCGAGGCGTGTTATTGGCAGGGGCTGCCTAAGGATAGGACCCGTTTATGCCTATTTAGTGAGGGGTAATCTGTACCCCTCGTGTTAGTACCTGTGAAGTCGGCTGTAGTCCTGAGATGATCCTCCCCCTCTCTTTCCATGAGGGATATAATTGAATCGAAATCAAATTTTTTCTCCTTGGATGGTTGCAGACCCCACGAGAAACTAAACCAGATGGGTCAGAAAAAGGCTATTTAATCAATGAGAGTATTATATTTAGTACATGAAAAATTACAAAACACTGACCTCTTCTTATGTGAATGTAGACGGCCAGATAAGTATAGCGGCCTCCTGTGATGGATGTAATCATGTACTGTGGTGCAATGCAAAGGTGCAAAATAGCAAAGACCCTGTGTTTTTGCGATTCATTTTGGGCATGATACCTATACCATGTTGCAGTGGCAGGCACACGAGAGTGGAGATATTTACTTGGTGAGAACGTGAAGTGGACTAAAAATATGTCATGTAGCTGGGCAATAAGGTCAGAATGTCATGTATTATGTAGCCAGTCCGACTAAGTGAGACATTTTTTCAATTACGCTTCGGCATCCACCGTATTACACTATTACATGGGCATAAAAATAGTGCGTATATACATGTGAATAAACGAACCCGTTGAGAtctaaaaataatattctaTGATATCGATAATACTGGCATCGGCTAAGAATTAACCCAGAAATTGACCCAACTCAATCGCACTTTGAGCACGAGTTAATCAGCCGTCTGCATCCCCTGCCGAGTTTAATGGTTGATGAAACTTAATAGAAACGGGAAAAAAATTACTCCGATgatcataataataataatatatccATAGAAAAGTatagtgaaaaaaaatagatcAGCCTCGA
The Sugiyamaella lignohabitans strain CBS 10342 chromosome A, complete sequence genome window above contains:
- the AIM2 gene encoding protein AIM2 translates to MASNPPGECCTKGFRHGATGSGAEPQPPEALTDPTIDCHKRKTLTIETEGEASGKTVDFGGIASYIVGDQSSKNVLLFLPDVFGHEFINSQLLADQYAEAGYLVVLPDIFKGDTILARQNGPAFDFAKDWLPHHTPEKTRPDIDTVYEEIVKKYAPTYITAVGYCFGAKYAIQLLGEKKVHAVAVFHPSFVTIDEIRAIKGPLFIAGAETDTIYTEELRKQTEATLKEIKATYFTTLASGVEHGFAVRGDITNPIVKFAKEKAFCDAVAWFKQSFPKN
- the YAR1 gene encoding Yar1p (Ankyrin-repeat containing, nucleocytoplasmic shuttling chaperone; prevents aggregation of Rps3p in the cytoplasm, associates with free Rps3p in the cytoplasm and delivers it to the 90S in the nucleus; required for 40S ribosomal subunit export, biogenesis and adaptation to osmotic and oxidative stress; expression repressed by heat shock; GO_component: GO:0005737 - cytoplasm [Evidence IDA] [PMID 14562095]; GO_component: GO:0005634 - nucleus [Evidence IDA,IGI] [PMID 22570489]; GO_function: GO:0051082 - unfolded protein binding [Evidence IMP] [PMID 22570489]; GO_process: GO:0034599 - cellular response to oxidative stress [Evidence IMP] [PMID 15611164]; GO_process: GO:0032880 - regulation of protein localization [Evidence IMP,IPI] [PMID 22570489]; GO_process: GO:0006970 - response to osmotic stress [Evidence IMP] [PMID 15611164]; GO_process: GO:0042274 - ribosomal small subunit biogenesis [Evidence IGI,IMP] [PMID 15611164]; GO_process: GO:0000056 - ribosomal small subunit export from nucleus [Evidence IGI,IMP] [PMID 22570489]) — encoded protein: MASTPLTAEQIDDLIFDTRAGELEVVQEFLNTHSGEQLLQVKDEYSLATPLHMASGNGHIEIVKLLLAKLSGDELVKFVKAENDSGNTALHWASLNGHLEVVKLLCDAGSDPFSKNKAGHDSFYEAEVNEQETVIDYLLERYSVEPEDDDEPESSSDAAASAATTTTSTDEVASKVENLSVGN